The DNA region GGATGCGGCGCCAGCTCCGAGCGCGAGGCTGCCGAGGACCGAGGCGGCGAGGGCAATGGTGGCGATCTTCATTCGACGTCTCCTGTAGGGGGAAGGAATCCCCCTCCGCACAGTGAGGGAAGATAAGGGACGACCACCAATTTCCTGATTTCTCAAATAAAAATTGTAATCCAACAGCGTTTGAGCACAACAAATCGGACGCCGGGGCAGGGCCTCGCGCCGCGCCCAGGCCGGGCGTACGCCAACCTGTACGAGGGCATGGAAGGGGAAGTTTCAAACCGGATTGGCAACGCTGACTGTGCTGCGCCAAATCGGCGATCGGTCACGCGTAAACGCGCGGGCCTTCCGTGACTGCCACCCCCAAGCGCGTCTTACCTGATGCCAGTACCTACGAAACGTCTGCTCCCGTAAGTCGTACGTCCCCGCACACCATGAAGCTTTACCGTCCGACAGCGGTGCGAGCCGCTCGGACTGCCGCTGACGCTTGATCGAAGCCACCATTCCGCATCCGGCGCCATTCAGACAATCGCAGGGCGTCCGCTTATCTAACTCTGCGCGCAAAAGCAGACCGGCAGAAATCCACCCATCAGAGACGCTCGCCTTGGCCCGAGGGGCAGCCGGAGGTGGCCGTAAGCGGAATGTCCGCCTCGGACACGGGGCGCCGGAAAAGCGGACGGCTACCTATCGACCCAACTGAGCCGTTCAGACACCTATCGGGGCATCCCGAAAGCCGACATCCGTCAACCGTCCGTCTGTTTCGGTTTGGGGTGATCTGCGAGCTTGTCCGCCAGAGGCTTAGCCATGACCATGGAGCTATACCCCTCCAATGGTCCATAGCCTCGCGTGATATAGAACCGCTGCGCCGTCTTCGTGGTCTCCAGCAGACACATCGCGGCCCCATGTCGGGCGCTGGCATCTTCCATCAGGTCAAGGAGCGCCGTGCTGACCCCTTGATATCTGGCCTCCGGCGCGACGTAGTTGAGTAGGATTGTCCCCCCTCCATCGACCATACCTACGCCGATGATCTCGGTCGCACGCTCGATTACGAGAAGCGATGCGCCGGGCTGGGCCAGCCAAGCGAGCCAACTGTCAGGGGTCTTATTCGCCGTCCATGCCGCGATGGTGGCTGGATCGCCGGCGTGGTCAGCATGGCAAAGTTCGGAGATTGACCGCCGGAGGACGCTGCTACCAGCCTCGGCATCTCTGGGTGTAGCAAGGCGCGCGTTCATTGCTCATTGTCTCTAGCCGATAGGCCACGCACTAGCGACCCAACCAAGCCGCCTGGATCGCAACAAACGCTTCCTACAAGCGGTCGTTCGGCGGCCTCCTGTAAATGTCAGCTCGGAGTGGCAGGCGGTCCTCTTCCTCGGCTACAATGCAAAAGTGGAGTTACCCAGCCTGCCCCCCGACCTTTCGTTCCCACGCCTTGGGAACAACGCTGACGACATCAACTTTGCCTTCCAAGCAAAGCGCTCCGCGCTAGGGCCACACATTGCAGCGCGATGGGGCTGGGACGAAGCTTTGCAGCGCAGAGTTCACGAAGAGCGATACGCCGCAAAGCCTTTCTTTGCAATCCAGCACATAGGACAACGAATAGGTACGATTTC from Methylobacterium sp. NMS14P includes:
- a CDS encoding GNAT family N-acetyltransferase, with the translated sequence MNARLATPRDAEAGSSVLRRSISELCHADHAGDPATIAAWTANKTPDSWLAWLAQPGASLLVIERATEIIGVGMVDGGGTILLNYVAPEARYQGVSTALLDLMEDASARHGAAMCLLETTKTAQRFYITRGYGPLEGYSSMVMAKPLADKLADHPKPKQTDG